A genomic segment from Nicotiana tabacum cultivar K326 chromosome 7, ASM71507v2, whole genome shotgun sequence encodes:
- the LOC107785440 gene encoding uncharacterized protein LOC107785440, giving the protein MEHPFFINGAGNTPRAEALRWLSIAEKLLTNRDLVGSKSFATRARESDPTLLPADQVLAIVDTLIAGDKRINNQHLDYYSILQIPLNQTHDSELVANQYRRLALLLNPQKNSFPFSDHAFRLVLDAWSVLSNAFRRSVYDKEIGFFINLNPVATSPPPNNNPIGFMQQPSSVLFQQAQSHPVSSSREQQRTVAFLQDPQMQQQSVSSVSSLSSREQQQTVTFLGRNQTQQPVVSSTMLSPDREQQNPFTFGSRGQQQQVASVESKRGQQQQAASVESRRGQQQQVASVESRRGQQQQVASVEQQQGNKQAPQRNEGLMGNNQNYSATTTSKNVNFEALFGNSQNNSASTSNVNNEGLFGNNQNQPASNSNNVNNDGLFGNNQNHSASTSKNVNFEGLFGNNQNHSVSTSNNNVNTESLLGNNQNRSASTSNNNVKGKEGGVGASSHVVPSFWTACPYCYVMYEYPLEYVDCTLRCQKCKRAFQAVKIASPPPIIEGKEAYFCCWGFMPLGFSLDTFKKYKGNISSWTPFAPVFNKHGGVRKPPAPRVYIDDVVEDVFLELSESSEESDEDWRGDKKKKKANSGKKKSRRTRRKKAKIQQSDKGKNVVGNAGDNVQDISAAQGGAEKPNVTAAQSSKRSIASNTRRQAGRVTKDVGKLDLNVEFSNEVEEPPAPGVGQGNGDGTGEDGNIEGIEFFEGLDEFLSSLPILNAVGDDKVKAA; this is encoded by the coding sequence atggAACATCCATTTTTCATCAACGGCGCCGGAAACACGCCGAGAGCGGAGGCGTTACGGTGGCTATCAATAGCCGAGAAGCTATTAACTAACCGTGACCTAGTCGGGTCCAAATCATTCGCGACCCGAGCACGTGAATCCGACCCGACCCTTTTACCCGCTGACCAAGTCCTCGCCATAGTCGATACCCTAATCGCCGGCGACAAGCGGATCAACAACCAGCACCTTGATTACTACTCCATTCTCCAAATCCCTTTAAACCAAACACATGATTCTGAGCTCGTAGCTAATCAGTACCGTCGGCTCGCTCTCCTTTTAAACCCTCAGAAGAATAGTTTCCCTTTCTCAGATCATGCTTTCCGGCTCGTACTTGATGCTTGGTCTGTTCTTTCGAATGCGTTCAGGAGAAGTGTTTATGATAAAGAAATTGGGTTTTTTATTAACCTTAATCCTGTTGCTACTTCTCCTCCGCCTAATAATAACCCCATTGGTTTCATGCAGCAACCAAGTTCTGTGCTTTTTCAACAGGCACAGTCACATCCAGTGAGTTCAAGCAGAGAGCAGCAGCGGACAGTGGCATTTCTTCAAGACccacaaatgcagcagcagtcaGTGAGTTCTGTGTCCAGCTTGAGTAGTAGAGAGCAGCAACAGACTGTAACATTTCTGGGCAGAAACCAAACACAGCAGCCAGTAGTAAGCTCTACTATGCTAAGTCCAGACAGAGAACAACAAAACCCTTTTACCTTTGGGTCAAGAGGGCAACAGCAGCAAGTAGCTTCTGTGGAGTCAAAAAGAGGGCAACAGCAGCAAGCAGCTTCTGTAGAGTCAAGAAGAGGGCAACAGCAACAAGTAGCTTCTGTAGAGTCAAGAAGAGGGCAGCAGCAGCAAGTAGCTTCTGTAGAACAGCAGCAAGGTAATAAACAGGCGCCACAAAGAAATGAGGGTTTGATGGGTAACAACCAAAATTACTCTGCTACTACTACAAGTAAAAATGTGAACTTTGAGGCTTTGTTTGGGAATAGTCAAAATAATTCTGCTAGTACTAGTAATGTGAACAATGAGGGTTTGTTTGGGAACAATCAGAATCAGCCTGCTAGTAATAGTAACAATGTGAACAATGACGGTTTGTTTGGGAATAATCAAAATCACTCTGCTAGTACTAGTAAAAATGTGAACTTTGAGGGTTTGTTTGGGAACAATCAAAATCATTCTGTTAGTACTAGTAACAACAATGTGAACACTGAGAGTTTGTTAGGGAACAATCAAAATCGTTCTGCTAGTACTAGTAACAACAATGTGAAGGGAAAAGAGGGGGGTGTAGGTGCGTCGAGTCATGTTGTTCCTAGTTTCTGGACTGCATGTCCTTATTGTTATGTGATGTATGAGTATCCTTTAGAGTATGTGGATTGTACTTTGAGGTGTCAAAAGTGCAAGAGGGCGTTTCAGGCTGTAAAGATTGCGTCGCCTCCGCCAATTATAGAGGGAAAAGAAGCTTATTTCTGTTGTTGGGGATTTATGCCTTTAGGATTTTCCTTGGACACTTTTAAGAAATATAAAGGTAATATCTCAAGCTGGACTCCTTTTGCACCTGTGTTTAATAAACATGGGGGTGTAAGAAAGCCCCCCGCTCCGAGGGTTTATATCGATGATGTTGTTGAGGATGTGTTTTTGGAATTATCTGAGTCGAGCGAGGAGTCAGATGAGGATTGGAGGGgtgataagaagaagaagaaggcgaACAGTGGGAAGAAAAAGAGTAGAAGGACGAGGAGAAAAAAAGCCAAGATACAGCAATCTGATAAGGGAAAGAATGTTGTAGGGAATGCTGGTGACAATGTGCAAGATATTTCAGCAGCTCAAGGGGGTGCAGAAAAGCCCAATGTTACGGCAGCTCAGTCGAGCAAGAGAAGTATTGCAAGTAACACAAGAAGGCAAGCTGGGAGGGTTACAAAAGACGTTGGAAAGTTGGATTTGAATGTGGAGTTCAGTAATGAGGTTGAAGAGCCTCCTGCACCTGGGGTGGGCCAAGGGAATGGAGATGGAACGGGAGAGGATGGCAACATTGAAGGAATTGAGTTTTTTGAAGGTCTTGATGAATTCCTAAGCAGTCTTCCTATACTCAATGCTGTGGGTGATGATAAGGTCAAGGCTGCCTAG
- the LOC107785438 gene encoding uncharacterized protein LOC107785438: MAHHYQLSSLLLLAFLNLCFIHGPITGATARRLLETPLPEIPKLEFPKVPTLPKLEIPTVPKPELPTIPKAEMPAVPKPEIPIMPKPEVPTVPKPELPSIPKPELPTLPKPEIPAVPKPKLPVAPKPELAAVPKPEIPAMPKPELPPLKKPEIPTVPKTEVPPAMKNPEVPALPKPEAPIVPKPEIPELPKLKLPELPKPEVPAMPKPEIPEIPKPKEISFPSLSPPHKPATP; encoded by the coding sequence ATGGCTCACCATTACCAGCTATCCTCCCTCTTACTGCTTGCATTTCTCAACTTGTGCTTCATCCATGGCCCGATAACTGGAGCAACCGCACGTCGTCTTCTAGAGACGCCCCTCCCCGAGATTCCTAAACTAGAGTTCCCTAAAGTTCCAACCTTGCCAAAGCTTGAGATCCCAACTGTGCCGAAGCCTGAGCTTCCAACCATACCAAAGGCTGAAATGCCAGCTGTTCCAAAGCCTGAGATTCCTATTATGCCAAAACCTGAAGTACCAACTGTGCCAAAGCCCGAGCTACCATCTATCCCTAAGCCTGAGTTACCAACTTTACCAAAGCCTGAGATCCCAGCTGTGCCCAAGCCTAAGTTACCAGTTGCCCCAAAACCTGAGCTTGCTGCTGTGCCAAAGCCTGAGATCCCAGCAATGCCAAAACCCGAGCTTCCTCCCCTGAAAAAGCCAGAAATCCCAACAGTGCCAAAGACCGAGGTTCCTCCAGCTATGAAAAATCCTGAAGTTCCAGCTTTGCCAAAGCCCGAGGCACCAATTGTGCCAAAGCCAGAAATCCCGGAACTACCAAAGCTAAAACTACCAGAGCTTCCAAAGCCAGAAGTCCCAGCTATGCCAAAGCCTGAAATCCCAGAAATTCCTAAACCAAAAGAGatatcttttccttcactttctCCACCACACAAACCCGCTACTCCTTGA
- the LOC107785441 gene encoding GDSL esterase/lipase At4g16230-like, whose protein sequence is MGNPSYYRLAILGVLLQNLTICLAENVPANFVFGDSLVDVGNNNYITSLSKANFFPNGIDFGAPTGRYTNGRTIVDILGEEVGFNLTPPYLAPTTCGPVILQGVNYASGGGGILNESGQIFGGRINMDAQLDNFANTRQDIITRIGEPAAIKLIENSLFSVTMGSNDLINNYLTPVLSTAEQLTVPPMKFVGAVISKYRIQLTRLYNLGARKVIVVNVGPIGCIPYQREINLSAGDNCVNFPNVLAQLYNTQLRGLVSELNSKLTGSKFVYADAYGIVQDIIQNYSSYGFENADSACCSGGGRFGGIIPCGPSSKICANRSKFVFWDPYHPTDAANVIIAKRLLDGNSPDISPMNVRQLLASS, encoded by the exons ATGGGAAATCCATCATATTATAGGTTGGCCATTTTGGGAGTTTTGCTTCAGAACTTGACCATCTGTTTGGCAGAAAATGTCCCTGCTAATTTTGTCTTTGGAGATTCATTGGTTGATGTGGGTAACAATAACTATATTACTTCTCTTTCAAAAGCAAATTTCTTCCCAAATGGTATTGATTTTGGTGCCCCAACGGGAAGATATACAAATGGAAGAACTATAGTGGACATTTTAG GTGAGGAAGTGGGGTTTAATTTGACTCCTCCATACTTAGCACCAACAACATGTGGACCAGTGATTCTGCAAGGTGTCAATTATGCTTCTGGAGGAGGAGGCATTCTTAATGAATCTGGCCAAATTTTT GGTGGAAGGATCAACATGGATGCTCAATTAGACAATTTTGCAAATACTAGACAGGACATAATCACAAGAATAGGAGAGCCAGCGGCGATAAAGTTGATTGAGAATTCACTCTTCTCAGTAACTATGGGATCAAATGACCTCATTAACAATTATCTCACGCCTGTTCTCTCCACAGCTGAGCAACTAACTGTACCTCCTATGAAATTTGTGGGAGCAGTGATATCCAAATACAGAATTCAACTAACG AGACTTTATAATTTGGGTGCCAGGAAAGTAATAGTGGTGAATGTTGGGCCTATTGGGTGTATCCCCTACCAAAGGGAAATAAATCTATCAGCTGGAGATAACTGCGTAAATTTCCCAAATGTGCTTGCGCAATTATACAACACCCAATTGAGAGGGCTTGTGAGTGAACTAAATTCCAAACTTACTGGATCAAAGTTTGTCTATGCAGATGCCTACGGAATCGTCCAAGACATCATTCAGAATTACTCATCTTATG GATTTGAGAATGCAGATTCAGCTTGCTGTTCTGGTGGTGGAAGATTTGGGGGAATAATTCCATGTGGTCCTTCATCTAAAATATGTGCAAATAGAAGCAAGTTTGTGTTCTGGGATCCATACCATCCAACTGATGCAGCTAATGTCATCATAGCAAAACGCCTGCTGGACGGAAACTCTCCTGATATTTCGCCTATGAATGTCAGGCAGCTCCTTGCATCCTCCTAA